In the genome of Chthonomonadales bacterium, the window AGGTGACGATTCGCAGGCCCTCGATGTTCGTCTCTTGCAGCGCGTCCTCCAGAGAGGCCTGGCCGATCAGCACGTTGGTGAGGCCGGGCTTTTGCGATAGGCCGAACTTCTGGTGCAGCGTTGGCCGCCGCAGGTCGGCGTCCACCAGGATCACGCGCTTGCCATCGAGCGCCATCGCGATCGCCAGGTTGGCGGCCGTGGTGGACTTGCCCTCGCCGGGCGCGGTGCTCGTCACCACCAGGGAGCTGGCCGGCGTGTCCACCGAGGCGAACTGCACCGCCGAGCGAAGAACCCGGTAGCTCTCCAGCAGGGCGCCGCCGCGCGGGCCGGTCAGGATGCGGCCCTCCTCCTCGGGCACAAGGGGGATGTAGCCGATGGTGGGGGCGCCCATGATGCGGCGCGCGTCCTCGGGCGCGTTAACGCGGTCGTCCAGGAACTCCTGCAGGAGGGCGAAGCAGATGCCGAGCAGCAGGCCGACCACGGCGGAGAGCACCAGATTGGTGGGCTGTCGCGGCGAGACCTTCTCGGCCACCGTGGCTGGCTGGATGACCTGCAGCGGGTCGTGGGTGGCGTTGCGGCGCAGGCTCAGGTCCTCAACGCTCTTGGTGAGCAGCCCGACGGTCTCGCGGTGGCGCTCCACCTCTCGCTCGATCTGGGCCTGGTCGAGCTCCATGGCGCTGTACTGGCTCAGATCGGTATCCGAGCGAGCCATGCGCTGGCGCGCCTCGGCCACCTGCATGGAGGCGGAGGAAACGGCGGCCCGAGCCTCGTTCACCTTGTCCTCGTAGGCGCTCAACTGCGGGTTGGGCGTGCGGGTGACGGAGGTGACCGTTCTCGGCATGCTCCGCAGTCGGCCCTCTAGCGCGGCGATCTGCGCGTCGACCTTGGCCACCTCGGCGTGGGTGGGCTTGTAGAGGATGAGCAGCTTGGAGCGGTCGGTCTGGAGCAAGGCGATGCTGTTGCGCGTCTGCTCGATCTGCGGGTTCGTGACGGTGGTGGGCGTCTCGAGGACCGGCTTGAGCGAGCGACGCGCCGTCACAAGCGCGTCCAGGCGCGCCTGGGCGCCCGCAAGCGCCGATTCGGCCTGCATCACCTCCGAGTCGGCGGCGGTGGCCTGAGCGGTGCGCTTGTTGCGCTCCACCTCCAGGCTGCCGATGCGCTTGCCGCGCCGGTAGTCCTGCAGCGCCTTCTCCGCCCGGCGCAGGTTCGCGCCCTCGTCGGTCAGCCGATTCCTGGCGAACTCGAGCGCGTTATCGACCTCCTCCTTGCGGTCGCCCTTGATCGCCTTCAGATAGGTCCGCGGAAGCTCCTTCGCCACGCGCTCGGCGCGATTGGCGGAGGTGGAGTCCGCGGCGATCTCGATGACGTCGGTGTCGTCCACCTGCCGCACCTTCACGTCGACGCTCTCGCGCGGGATGCTCAGCGTCTCGAAGGCGTTCTTCATCACCGCGTCGCTCTGGATCACCTCAAGCTGCGTCGCCACGTCGTGGCCGGCGTTATCGGTGAAGAGACCGCTCAAGGGATCGTTGGCGTTGTACTGGGCCAGCTTGAGGGACTTGCCTTCGACCAGGATACGGGTGGTGGAGCGATAGATGGGCTTGGTGAGGAACGTGACGACGGCACCGACGACGAAGACGACGACGAACGTCTGGACGATTATCGCTTTTCGGCGCCGCAGGAGGTCCAGGTAGTCGCGCAGAGTCACGTCCTGGGCCTGCGGATCGGGTCCTTCTTGCATTGTGTAACCTCTCGTGCCTGCTCCGGGGACGAAAGGGCCTCGTGGCCGCCGCCCTGGCAGTGAACGCGAGCCGAACGGCCCACCGGCACGCTCACCGGTGGCTTATCCCGGCACTATTGCATGTTCCGTGCCAAGAAG includes:
- a CDS encoding polysaccharide biosynthesis tyrosine autokinase, which codes for MQEGPDPQAQDVTLRDYLDLLRRRKAIIVQTFVVVFVVGAVVTFLTKPIYRSTTRILVEGKSLKLAQYNANDPLSGLFTDNAGHDVATQLEVIQSDAVMKNAFETLSIPRESVDVKVRQVDDTDVIEIAADSTSANRAERVAKELPRTYLKAIKGDRKEEVDNALEFARNRLTDEGANLRRAEKALQDYRRGKRIGSLEVERNKRTAQATAADSEVMQAESALAGAQARLDALVTARRSLKPVLETPTTVTNPQIEQTRNSIALLQTDRSKLLILYKPTHAEVAKVDAQIAALEGRLRSMPRTVTSVTRTPNPQLSAYEDKVNEARAAVSSASMQVAEARQRMARSDTDLSQYSAMELDQAQIEREVERHRETVGLLTKSVEDLSLRRNATHDPLQVIQPATVAEKVSPRQPTNLVLSAVVGLLLGICFALLQEFLDDRVNAPEDARRIMGAPTIGYIPLVPEEEGRILTGPRGGALLESYRVLRSAVQFASVDTPASSLVVTSTAPGEGKSTTAANLAIAMALDGKRVILVDADLRRPTLHQKFGLSQKPGLTNVLIGQASLEDALQETNIEGLRIVTSGAIPPNPAELLNSRAMRGLNDQLKEHADVVVFDTPPCLATADAQVLSAEVDGVLYVVQLGETRKSAVRHAIEMLEQARARLIGVVFNKIDTGSRRDDYYGYYSYYNAYTTSQLPNGETHRRRSSSGRDALLPKNGSSSPTDTAVVAGRAEEEEEA